A single window of Engraulis encrasicolus isolate BLACKSEA-1 chromosome 20, IST_EnEncr_1.0, whole genome shotgun sequence DNA harbors:
- the anln gene encoding anillin isoform X1 translates to MDPFTEKLLERTRARRENLQKKMADRPTAAGRPMAKRSREPLAENNSTLIAEPPVEKVLPSAKPSPSKRRCSDENALNVPAVETENKQPEIPRTRTPTTTTAAEPVIVDRKPPIAPSLSSSNNSTRPTLSSSSSSSLERPAPAPVATQPPTMAPQVLAPQPTPEPMVERTAVCPPEQAVRGGSVETKPQPAAPSVGEADAPVATSGMKARLQKLAAQRHNWDSAAPSDDVTMGSPIQRYDVPPDPVPAPSSSGTPLGRKGRFANLAATIGSWEDDLSHPSASVAPCRDNAQGARPKPGTGSSSGTRQPPPPYGSAPQTASSKTQAASKPTPAPAPAPAPSARQTPVCSPVKSSRVVLPSAQHTEIPEPRPTAQTTTRALPSPSPVSSPQKTPASRQPSGPAAPRGGIVHPASPQKTPLSQGSSSASQSPLKKIQGSRELEAGKGAVGAALASKTATAATATAAGALAPAAATPLQSQHRDATPAQPKATTGTPGVKSFLERFGERCQELNTNKNSPSVSKGTPTTPAATAAASSGTPKSLLIQERLNKIQGTTPTSTTADLTQKQKMEREMELAQIRSRFQKGNAVRNTKPEASFNRSDSKERDSSKESLAPSVGDVSTDTEMKSKAPTSPCVTSSPRKKMEGLAEKKTVEFKEVEKDGAERSHEERVKAVEEEEDKKDEEEVIEKEMNVDGSSINSAVINELFDGVLEESNEQSVGEEDDDEEDALNISSMSLLTETVAAAVKSPERKLLTSTPASSFLEKSSTPESSSSSRQSRFQRVRMLRAGSSDSLENPDEEQNLLYSIDAYRSTRVKAETERQHVKQVIVRKEDVSQRAEQQSRAASHVSIKQKMKELTNELNLQQTVIHQASQALNCCTDEEHGKGSQVEAEAERLLLIATERRVALKAELERVKAAGPGVDQRGGPGEGASATASKGSISLLELRLPLKADFVCSTANRPELSSHYFFVMIRAGPENSVATPLANTRSALSGDALTFATKFELPNVSNDFEIDIEVYYLVHKRELHSDKRKKPTKSKILLECVHELHDVCFSAITPKRFLAITKSNLQTPVVASPGGPNAVRTSNFSLVGSHKLTLASIGKNKFPLEKIKYEGLERELLSDMFQKKVPFLCPLEGHIYLKMQCEVGSRVEERGFLTMFEDVSGFGAWHRRWCVLSGYCISYWTYPDDERRKNPIGRINLANCTSHRVEPANREFCARPNTFELITVRPQREDDRETLVSQCHNTMCVTKNWLSADTKDERNLWMQKLNQILVDLRTWQPDSCYRPL, encoded by the exons AAATTGCTGGAGCGCACTCGTGCGCGGCGTGAGAACCTCCAGAAGAAGATGGCGGACAGGCCCACGGCGGCCGGCCGACCCATGGCCAAAAGGAGCCGAGAGCCCCTGGCTGAGAACAACAGCACCCTGATCGCAGAGCCGCCCGTCGAAAAGG TGCTGCCCTCCGCTAAGCCCTCCCCCTCTAAGCGGCGCTGCTCGGACGAGAACGCCCTCAACGTGCCTGCCGTGGAGACGGAGAACAAGCAGCCAGAGATCCCTCGCACCCGCACGcctaccaccaccacagcagcagaGCCTGTCATCGTGGACAGGAAGCCCCCCATCGCCCCCTCTTTatccagcagcaacaacagcacgcGGCctaccctctcctcatcctcatcctcgtcaCTGGAGAGACCTGCTCCCGCTCCTGTTGCCACCCAGCCCCCTACTATGGCACCCCAG GTCTTGGCCCCCCAGCCGACCCCGGAGCCAATGGTGGAGCGCACAGCCGTGTGTCCCCCAGAGCAGGCTGTCAGGGGTGGCAGTGTGGAGACGAAGCCCCAGCCTGCAGCCCCGTCGGTGGGGGAGGCCGACGCCCCAGTAGCCACCTCTGGCATGAAGGCTCGGCTGCAGAAGTTAGCTGCTCAGAGACACAACTGGGACTCGGCAG CCCCATCCGATGATGTCACCATGGGCAGCCCCATCCAGCGTTACGACGTGCCCCCGGACCCCGTCCCCGCCCCCTCCTCCTCGGGCACCCCGCTGGGCAGGAAAGGGCGCTTTGCCAACCTCGCCGCCACCATCGGCTCTTGGGAAGACGATCTGAGCCACCCCTCGGCCTCCGTTGCCCCGTGCAGAGACAATGCACAAGGGGCACGGCCGAAGCCTGGCACTGGATCCAGCAGCGGCACACGCCAGCCCCCTCCACCCTACGGCTCTGCTCCGCAAACAGCCTCCTCCAAGACGCAAGCCGCCAGCAAGCCTACCCCTGCCCCTGCACCTGCCCCTGCCCCTTCAGCCCGTCAG ACCCCCGTGTGTTCTCCGGTGAAGTCCAGCCGCGTGGTGCTACCGAGCGCTCAGCACACGGAGATCCCCGAGCCCCGTCCCACCGCCCAGACCACCACCAGAgctctcccttccccctctcctgtctccagcCCCCAGAAGACCCCCGCCTCCAGGCAGCCAAGCGGACCAGCAGCACCCAGAGGGGGGATAGTCCATCCCGCCAGCCCCCAGAAAACCCCCTTGTCCCAGGGCAGCAGCTCCGCGTCACAGAGCCCCCTGAAGAAGATCCAGGGCTCCAGGGAGCTGGAGGCAGGGAAGGGGGCGGTTGGTGCTGCTTTGGCCAGTAAGACAgccaccgctgctactgctactgctgctggagctctggcccctgctgctgctacccccCTGCAGTCCCAGCACAGAGATGCCACCCCTGCACAACCCAAGGCAACCACTGGCACTCCAG GTGTGAAGTCGTTCCTGGAGCGTTTTGGGGAGAGGTGCCAGGAGCTGAACACCAACAAGAACTCCCCGTCCGTGTCCAAGGGGACCCCCACTACCCCAGCTGCCACCGCCGCCGCTTCCAGTGGCACCCCCAAATCCCTCCTGATACAGGAGAGACTGAACAAGATCCAGggcaccacccccacctccaccactgctgACCTCACCCAGAAGCAGAAGATG GAGCGGGAGATGGAGCTGGCCCAGATACGCAGTCGCTTCCAGAAGGGCAACGCCGTGAGGAACACCAAACCAGAAGCCTCATTCAACAGGAGTGACTCGAAG GAGAGGGATTCCAGCAAAGAGTCTCTGGCCCCCTCTGTTGGTGATGTGAGCACAGACACTGAGATGAAGTCAAAAG CTCCCACATCGCCCTGTGTCACGTCGAGCCCAAGGAAGAAGATGGAAGGTTTAGCTGAGAAGAAGACAGTAGAGTTCAAGGAAGTTGAGAAAGATG GTGCAGAGAGAAGTCACGAAGAGAGAGTGAAGGCagtcgaggaagaggaagataagaaggatgaagaggaagtGATTGAGAAGGAAATGAACGTGGACGGTTCCTCCATCAACTCAGCGGTGATCAACGAGCTGTTTGATGGAGTGCTGGAGGAGAGCAATGAGCAGAGTGTtggagaagaggatgatgatgaagaggacgcACTGAACATCTCCTCCATGTCTCTGCTGACCGAGACTGTGGCAGCAGCCGTCAAAAGCCCAGAGAGGAAACTACTG acgtcgACCCCGGCCAGCTCCTTCCTGGAGAAGAGCAGCACTCCGGAGAGCTCCTCGTCTTCGCGGCAGAGCAGGTTCCAGAGGGTTCGCATGCTCCGCGCCGGCTCCTCCGACAGCCTGGAGAACCCAGACGAGGAGCAGAACCTGCTCTACAG TATCGATGCGTACAGGTCGACGCGCGTGAAGGCAGAGACGGAGCGGCAGCACGTGAAGCAGGTGATCGTTCGCAAGGAAGACGTATCCCAGAGGGCCGAGCAGCAGAGCAGGGCAGCCAGCCATGTCAGCATCAAGCAGAAGATGAAG GAGCTGACCAATGAGCTGAACCTGCAGCAGACGGTGATCCACCAGGCCAGCCAGGCGCTCAACTGCTGCACAGACGAGGAGCACGGCAAGGGGTCACaagtggaggcagaggcagagagactacTGCTCATAGCCA CGGAGCGTCGCGTGGCCCTGAAGGCAGAGCTGGAGCGTGTGAAGGCCGCGGGCCCCGGTGTGGACCAAAGAGGGGGCCCCGGGGAGGGGGCCTCTGCCACGGCCTCCAAAGGCTCCATCAGCCTACTGGAGCTCCGCCTGCCACTCAAGGCGGACTTCGTCTGCTCCACCGCCAACAGACCAG agttGAGTAGTCATTACTTCTTCGTGATGATCCGTGCCGGGCCTGAGAACAGCGTGGCTACTCCCTTGGCCAACACACGCAGCGCACTGAGTGGAGATGCCCTCACATTCGCCACCAAGTTTGAACt GCCGAACGTGTCAAACGACTTTGAGATTGACATTGAAGTCTACTACCTG GTTCACAAAAGAGAGCTGCACTCAGACAAGAGGAAGAAGCCCACCAAATCAAAG ATCCTTCTGGAGTGTGTTCATGAGCTCCACGACGTGTGCTTTTCG GCTATCACTCCTAAGCGCTTCCTGGCCATAACC AAGAGTAATCTGCAAACTCCAG TTGTAGCCAGCCCCGGGGGACCTAATGCTGTGCGCACCAGCAATTTCTCCCTTGTGGGCTCTCACAAGCTAACGCTGGCCTCCATTGGCAAGAACAAGTTCCCTCTGGAGAAG ATCAAATATGAAGGGCTTGAGAGAGAGCTACTCAGTGACATGTTTCAGAAAAAG gtgccatTCCTGTGTCCGCTGGAAGGTCATATCTATCTGAAGATGCAGTGTGAAGTGGGATCccgtgtggaggagagaggcttCCTG ACGATGTTCGAGGACGTGAGCGGCTTTGGGGCGTGGCACAGGAGGTGGTGTGTTCTCTCAGGATACTGCATCTCCTACTGGACCTACCCTGATGACGAGAGACGcaag AACCCCATTGGGCGGATCAACCTGGCCAACTGCACGAGTCACCGGGTGGAGCCGGCTAACCGCGAGTTCTGCGCTCGGCCCAACACCTTCGAGCTCATCACAGTGCGACCACAGCGCGAGGATGACCGTGAGACGCTTGTCAGCCAGTGCCACAACACCATGTGTGTCACCAA